Part of the Aquimarina sp. MAR_2010_214 genome is shown below.
GTATAGAAATACAAGGAATTTCAAAAGAAAACATAAAAATTCTAAAGGATGGAGTCCCTTTTATGGGAAGACTAAATGGTATTATTGATTTAAATCAAATCAATCTATCAAGTATTGAAAGAGTCGAAATTATTGAAGGCCCTGTGTCTGTTTTTTATGGAACAGATGCTTCTGGAGGAATTATAAATCTTATTTCTAAGAAAAATCAAACTGAAATCCTTAAAGGAGATGTATCTACTTATTATGAAGATATTAATGCTTTAACGGTTAATGGAAACCTGGGGTATAAATTTGGAAAAAACCAATTGAATCTTAATGGAGGTTATTATGATTTTGATGGATTAAGCACTAACGACGCTCTTAGAAATCTTAACTGGGAAGAAAGGAATCAATATTTTGGAGGAATTTCATATACGAGGAATTTTGGCAAATTAGACGTAGTCTACGACGGAAATTTCTCTAAAGAAAAGTTGTTTTCTGTCGGAGATCCAGATAGGAGAGGAGATATTAAAGATAAAGATTATCATACCAGAAGAATTGATAATAATTTGAACATAAAAGGAGATATATTTAATAACAAATTTATAACTGCAACTGTTTCATATCTAGATTATCAAAGATATCATGACACTTTTGATGTTGATCCAACGACTTTAGAACGTAAACTATCAGAGAGTGATAGCAAAGAAGATAATATTGTCAAATTTAATTACTCGGGAGTAAAGGCGCAATTAGGTAAAAATGTACAATCTGAAGTTGTTAACTATGCTTTCGGGACCGATATTAATAATGAATATACAAAAGGAAGTAGAATTTTGGATGAAGAACAATCGTTATTTACTTCGGCTTTTTACGGAAGCTTAAATTATAAACTAACGAAAAACCTGGAAGTTCAACCAGCTGCCAGATATACATGGAATAGTAATTATGGCTCATTGCTTTCACCAGCATTTAATACGCTTTATAAATTAGGGAATAATCATAAGATACGTCTTTCGTATGCACAAGGTTTTAGAGCACCTTCTTTAAAAGAGACTTATTTAGATTTTCAAATAAGTGCAGGCCCAGTGACTTATATTATAAATGGAAACGAAGATCTGGAGGTAGAAAAATCAAATAGTTTTAATTTGAATTATAATTTTCACCAACCATTAGGTGTTTCTAAATACTTTTCTGTAGAACCATCATTTTTCTAT
Proteins encoded:
- a CDS encoding TonB-dependent siderophore receptor — translated: MRAYRLVLGMLLVYTSSFAQKKERDSVDVEQLEEVVITAQYTPYSEKNAVYKVHAIPSKTIQKKAANNLRELLQQESNIDLSQNSVFGTSIEIQGISKENIKILKDGVPFMGRLNGIIDLNQINLSSIERVEIIEGPVSVFYGTDASGGIINLISKKNQTEILKGDVSTYYEDINALTVNGNLGYKFGKNQLNLNGGYYDFDGLSTNDALRNLNWEERNQYFGGISYTRNFGKLDVVYDGNFSKEKLFSVGDPDRRGDIKDKDYHTRRIDNNLNIKGDIFNNKFITATVSYLDYQRYHDTFDVDPTTLERKLSESDSKEDNIVKFNYSGVKAQLGKNVQSEVVNYAFGTDINNEYTKGSRILDEEQSLFTSAFYGSLNYKLTKNLEVQPAARYTWNSNYGSLLSPAFNTLYKLGNNHKIRLSYAQGFRAPSLKETYLDFQISAGPVTYIINGNEDLEVEKSNSFNLNYNFHQPLGVSKYFSVEPSFFYNEISNLIALSEFVDNERQYINIDKFKSLGGTLKLSYKPITSLLVKTNFSLIGRYNKYNEKFDSIEYLYSPEVSVNLSYELEKVSVALDVFYKFSGEREGFIIDPDNANNLMKTTRKSFNNLNTTISKRFFKNSFIASIGAKNLFDVQDIEAVDEAGSAHSRNMQLWGRSFFVKTSYRF